A region from the Lolium perenne isolate Kyuss_39 chromosome 4, Kyuss_2.0, whole genome shotgun sequence genome encodes:
- the LOC139830215 gene encoding uncharacterized protein — protein MAQLLRMMMEDREAARAERQANLATLQHLTQLATGNANNNNGGDGNGDPRSKLKDFQSTNPPVFSKCTEPLDADDWLRTIENNLEVAGVGNDEKVLFATHYLSGPARAWWENVKAIQAEGHVIGWEEFKTKFRKTHIPSGLIKLMKDKFMNLKQGSMSVSILVAVPYPDLESLVDASIMVESKRKSAFENRKRKAMMQQGSSSTQRPRSFPPPRPAPQQQRAPPPAPRPNNPNRNYNPQRSGGSNYNPNYNRQSNTVRPATTGCYTCGQPGHFSKECPNRATSGQRPNAPRPNQGQARTATGRNLNQKKPAGPTRGHLNHVNAEQAQEAPDIVLGTFPVNSIPASVLFDSGASHSFVTKPFARKSGLRPTIMQRPMLVQIPGSTTKTDLSCKDVPIDIQGKRFHADLIVLGEQGLEVILGMNWMVKYKGHIDCVRRAITLAAEDGEIVEHVATIPSSKVLCKTSVATQPCMKYP, from the exons ATGGCTCAACTCCTGCGTATGATGATGGAAGACCGTGAGGCAGCCCGTGCGGAGCGTCAAGCTAATCTTGCTACTCTTCAGCACCTCACTCAGCTTGCTACTGGTAACGCCAACAACAATAATGGCGGGGATGGAAATGGAGACCCCCGCTCCAAGCTGAAGGATTTTCAAAGCACCAACCCACCTGTCTTCTCCAAGTGCactgaacccctcgacgccgatgattggcttcgcaccatTGAGAACAACTTGGAGGTTGCCGGAGTCGGCAATGATGAGAAGGTTCTGTTTGCCACTCATTACCTCTCCGGACCTGCCCGCGCTTGGTGGGAAAATGTCAAGGCTATTCAAGCTGAAGGACACGTCATCGGCTGGGAAGAATTCAAGACTAAGTTCCGCAAGACCCACATCCCTTCAGGACTGATCAAGCTCATGAAGGATAAGTTCATGAATTTGAAGCAGGGGAGCATGTCTGTG aGCATCTTGGTGGCCGTTCCATACCCAGACCTTGAGTCGCTGGTTGATGCCTCTATCATGGTGGAGAGCAAGCGCAAGAGTGCatttgagaaccgcaaacgcaagGCAATGATGCAGCAAGGCAGCTCCAGCACTCAGCGACCCCGCAGCTTTCCCcctccaaggccggcgccccagcagCAGAGGGCACCACCCCCTGCACCtcgccccaacaaccccaatcgcAACTACAACCCTCAGCGTTCTGGAGGAAGCAACTACAACCCCAACTACAATCGCCAGAGCAACACTGTCCGCCCCGCCACCACTGGATGCTATACCTGCGGTCAGCCGGGTCACTTCTCCAAGGAGTGCCCCAACCGAGCCACTTCTGGACAGCGCCCCAATGCGCCCAGGCCTAATCAGGGACAAGCTCGCACTGCTACTGGAAGGAACCTGAATCAGAAGAAGCCAGCTGGACCAACTAGGGGACACCTCAACCACGTCAATGCTGAACAAGCCCAGGAAGCTCCGGATATTGTCCTGGGTACGTTCCCTGTCAACTCAATACCCGCCTCTgtcttgtttgattccggagcatcccaCTCTTTTGTTACCAAGCCGTTTGCTAGGAAGAGTGGTTTGAGACCTACGATCATGCAACGTCCTATGTTAGTCCAAATTCCGGGATCCACCACCAAAACGGATCTATCCTGCAAGGATGTTCCTATAGATATTCAGGGGAAGCGTTTCCACGCGGATTTGATCGTATTAGGAGAGCAAGGCTTAGAAGTGATCCTTGGGATGAATTGGATGGTGAAGTACAAGGGTCACATAGATTGTGTTCGCCGAGCCATAACATTGGCTGCTGAGGACGGAGAAATAGTTGAGCATGTGGCGACCATACCTTCATCGAAGGTCTTATGCAAGACGAGTGTCGCCACCCAGCCCTGCATGAAGTACCCATAG
- the LOC139830216 gene encoding uncharacterized protein, whose product MAQLLRMMMEDREAARAERQANLSTLQHLTQLATGNANNNNGGDGNGDPRSKLKDFQSTNPPVFSKCTEPLDADDWLRTIENNLEVAGVGNDEKVLFATHYLSGPARAWWENVKAIQAEGHVIGWEEFKTKFRKTHVPSGLIKLMKDKFMNLKQGSMSVCILVAVPYPDLESLVDASIMVESKRKSAFENRKRKAMMQQGSSSTQRPRSFPPPRPAPQQQRAPPPAPRPNNPNRNYNPQRSGGSNYNPNYNRQSNTVRPATTGCYTCGQPGHFSKECPNRATSGQRPNAPRPNQGQARTATGRNLNQKKPAGPTRGHLNHVNAEQAQEAPDIVLGTFPVNSIPASVLFDSGASHSFVTKPFARKSGLRPTIMQRPMLVQIPGSTTKTDLSCKDVPIDIQGKRFHADLIVLGEQGLEVILGMNWMVKYKGHIDCVRRAITLAAEDGEIVEHVATIPSSKVLCKTSVASPALHEVPIACEYPEVFPDELPGMPPDRDIEFIIELVPGTAPIAQRPYRMNPQELVELKKQLNDMLRKGLIRPSASPWGSPVIFVDKRDGTIRLCVDYRKLNDVTIKNKYPLPKIEDLFDQMNGARVFSKIDLRTGYHQLKVFMKYLNKFVVVFIDDILIYSKSEEEHAEHLQIVLGTLRDHKLYAKFSKCEFWLKEVGFLGHVISAGGVSVDPSKIQSIMEKKAPTNQTEVRAFLGLAGYYRKFVEGFSSIARPLTQLLKKDKKFEWTDKCEASFQELKKRLVTAPVLTMPDITKDFDVYCDASKLGLGSVLMQEGKVIAYLSRQLRPHEMNYPTHDLELAAVVHALKTWRHYLVGNRCEIYTDHKSLKYIFTQRELNMRQSRWMELIKDYDLGIHYHPGKANVVADALSREPCSLNALIKIAQPKLYEELEEFGLELVSHGFLANLELKPTLFDQIKEAQVGHESIEGIKRRMNREEVPGFEVDAKGVLWLNISDQLDYSNPSKSLSGNGKKLEWISLQDCLSLNVAMTPFGSLLIDSLRSLISFQSRPLTPEPSWQIYICPG is encoded by the exons ATGGCTCAACTCCTGCGTATGATGATGGAAGACCGTGAGGCAGCCCGTGCGGAGCGTCAAGCTAATCTTTCTACTCTTCAGCACCTCACTCAGCTTGCTACTGGTAACGCCAACAACAATAATGGCGGGGATGGAAATGGAGACCCCCGCTCCAAGCTGAAGGATTTTCAAAGCACCAACCCACCTGTCTTCTCCAAGTGCactgaacccctcgacgccgatgattggcttcgcaccatTGAGAACAACTTGGAGGTTGCCGGAGTCGGCAATGATGAGAAGGTTCTGTTTGCCACTCATTACCTCTCCGGACCTGCCCGCGCTTGGTGGGAAAATGTCAAGGCTATTCAAGCTGAAGGACACGTCATCGGCTGGGAAGAATTCAAGACTAAGTTCCGCAAGACCCACGTCCCTTCAGGACTGATCAAGCTCATGAAGGATAAGTTCATGAATTTGAAGCAGGGGAGCATGTCTGTG tgCATCTTGGTGGCCGTTCCATACCCAGACCTTGAGTCGCTGGTTGATGCCTCTATCATGGTGGAGAGCAAGCGCAAGAGTGCatttgagaaccgcaaacgcaagGCAATGATGCAGCAAGGCAGCTCCAGCACTCAGCGACCCCGCAGCTTTCCCcctccaaggccggcgccccagcagCAGAGGGCACCACCCCCTGCACCtcgccccaacaaccccaatcgcAACTACAACCCTCAGCGTTCTGGAGGAAGCAACTACAACCCCAACTACAATCGCCAGAGCAACACTGTCCGCCCCGCCACCACTGGATGCTATACCTGCGGTCAGCCGGGTCACTTCTCCAAGGAGTGCCCCAACCGAGCCACTTCTGGACAGCGCCCCAATGCGCCCAGGCCTAATCAGGGACAAGCTCGCACTGCTACTGGAAGGAACCTAAATCAGAAGAAGCCAGCTGGACCAACTAGGGGACACCTCAACCACGTCAATGCTGAACAAGCCCAGGAAGCTCCGGATATTGTCCTGGGTACGTTCCCTGTCAACTCAATACCCGCCTCTgtcttgtttgattccggagcatcccaCTCTTTTGTTACCAAGCCGTTTGCTAGGAAGAGTGGTTTGAGACCTACGATCATGCAACGTCCTATGTTAGTCCAAATTCCGGGATCCACCACCAAAACGGATCTATCCTGCAAGGATGTTCCTATAGATATTCAGGGGAAGCGTTTCCACGCGGATTTGATCGTATTAGGAGAGCAAGGCTTAGAAGTGATCCTTGGGATGAATTGGATGGTGAAGTACAAGGGTCACATAGATTGTGTTCGCCGAGCCATAACATTGGCTGCTGAGGACGGAGAAATAGTTGAGCATGTGGCGACCATACCTTCATCGAAGGTCTTATGCAAGACGAGTGTCGCCAGTCCAGCCCTGCATGAAGTACCCATAGCTTGTGAGTATCCTGAGGTTTTTCCCGATgagctacccggtatgccccctgatcgggatatcgagtttatcatcgaactAGTCCCCGGAACCGCCCCCATCGCTCAGCGACCTTACCGGATGAACCCCCAAGAATTAGTTGAGCTGAAGAAGCAGTTGAATGATATGTTGAGGAAAGGTTTGATTCgcccgagtgcatccccctggggATCTCCCGTTATCTTTGTGGATAAGCGGGACGGTACTATCCGCCTGTGCGTGGACTACCGGAAACTgaatgatgtcaccatcaaaaacaaataccccctcccGAAGATTGAAGATCTGTTCGACCAGATGAATGGCGCCCGAGTTTTCTCTAAAATAGACCTCCgaactggttatcatcaactcaag gTGTTCATGAAGTACCTCAACAAATTCGTTGTGGTTttcatcgacgatattctgatctactccaagaGTGAAGAAGAGCATGCTGAACATCTGCAGATTGTTTTGGGGACGCTCAGAGACCATAAGCTTTACGCCAAgtttagtaagtgtgaattttggctgaaAGAGGTAGGATTTTTAGGTCATGTCATATCTGCCGGAGGAGTGTCTGTCGACCCGTCCAAAATTCAGTCCATCATGGAGAAGAAAGCCCCTACCAATCAGACCGAAGTTCGCGCCTTTTTaggattggcgggttattaccgcaaGTTTGTAGAGGGATTCTCCAGCATTGCGAGGCCGTTAACGCAGCTattgaagaaggataagaagttcgagtggaccgacaaatgtgaggccagttttcaggaactcaagaagaggttagtcacagcccccgttctgaccatgcccgaTATTaccaaggattttgatgtgtactGCGATGCATCAAAGCTTGGATTGGgaagtgtgctgatgcaagaaggaaaggtgataGCTTATTTGTCAAGACAACTTCGACCGCACGAGATGAATTACCCCACGCACGACTTAGAGCTTGCCGCTGTAGTTCACGCCCTGAAGACCTGGCGCCACTACCTAGTGGGAAATCGTTGCGAAATCTACACCGACCACAAGAGTTTGAAGTACATCTTCACCCAgcgggagctgaacatgaggcagaGCAGATGGATGGAGCTTATCAAGGATTACGACCTCGGCATTCATTATCATCCTGGTAAAGCTAATGTGGTAGCTGATGCCCTTAGTCGAGAGCCCTGTTCCTTGAACGCCCTGATAAAGATTGCTCAACCCAAGTTGTATGAAGAACTTGAAGAGTTCGGCCTCGAACTTGTTAGCCATGGTTTCCTGGCAAATCTTGAATTGAAGCCTACTTTATTCGATCAAATCAAAGAAGCTCAAGTGGGTCATGAGAGTATTGAAGGAATCAAGCGTAGGATGAATAGGGAAGAAGTTCCTGGTTTTGAGGTCGACGCCAAAGGAGTTTTGTG gctgaacatcagcgaCCAGCTGGACTACTCCAACCCCTCAAAgtccctgagtggaaatgggaagaagtTGGAATGGATTTCATTACAGGACTGCCTAAGTCTCAACGTGgccatgactccatttgggtcatTGTTGATCGACTCACTAAGGTCGCTCATTTCATTCCAGTCAAGACCACTTACCCCGGAACCCAGCTGGCAGATCTATATATGTCCCGGATAG